In the Gossypium arboreum isolate Shixiya-1 chromosome 10, ASM2569848v2, whole genome shotgun sequence genome, one interval contains:
- the LOC108489300 gene encoding acetolactate synthase 3, chloroplastic-like, with amino-acid sequence MAAATANSALPKLSTLTSSFKSSIPISKSSLPFSTTPQKPTPYRSFDVSCSLSHASSNPRSAATSVTPKNAPPHDFISRYADDEPRKGADILVEALEREGVKDVFAYPGGASMEIHQALTRSKIIRNVLPRHEQGGVFAAEGYARSSGIPGVCIATSGPGATNLVSGLADAMLDSIPLVAITGQVPRRMIGTDAFQETPIVEVTRSITKHNYLVLDVDDIPRIVSEAFFLASSGRPGPVLIDVPKDIQQQLAVPKWNHSLRLPGYLSRLPKAPGEAHLEQIVRLVSESKKPVLYVGGGCLNSSEELKRFVELTGIPVASTLMGLGAFPISDELSLQMLGMHGTVYANYAVDKSDLLLAFGVRFDDRVTGKLEAFASRAKIVHIDIDSAEIGKNKQPHVSVCSDVKLALQGINKILETKVAKLNLDYSEWRQELNEQKLKFPLSYKTFGEAIPPQYAIQVLDELTDGNAIISTGVGQHQMWAAQFYKYKKPRQWLTSGGLGAMGFGLPAAIGAAVANPEAVVVDIDGDGSFIMNVQELATIRVENLPVKILLLNNQHLGMVVQWEDRFYKANRAHTYLGDPSNESEIFPNMLKFAEACGIPAARVTKKEDLKAAMQKMLDTPGPYLLDVIVPHQEHVLPMIPSGGAFKDVITEGDGRTQY; translated from the coding sequence atggcggctGCCACTGCGAACTCCGCTTTGCCTAAGCTTTCTACGTTAACTTCCTCCTTCAAATCTTCCATACCCATTTCCAAATCCAGCCTTCCCTTCTCCACAACCCCTCAAAAGCCCACCCCTTACCGCTCCTTCGACGTTTCCTGCTCTCTTTCTCATGCAAGCTCTAACCCCAGATCCGCCGCCACATCCGTTACCCCAAAAAATGCTCCTCCCCATGATTTCATTTCCAGGTATGCGGATGATGAGCCCCGGAAAGGCGCTGATATCCTGGTGGAAGCCCTGGAACGTGAAGGGGTCAAGGATGTGTTTGCCTACCCAGGTGGAGCTTCAATGGAGATCCACCAGGCTTTAACCCGCTCAAAAATCATCCGAAATGTCCTTCCGCGACACGAGCAAGGTGGGGTCTTTGCCGCCGAGGGTTACGCGCGCTCCTCTGGCATTCCCGGCGTTTGCATTGCGACGTCTGGCCCTGGGGCAACCAACTTGGTGAGTGGTCTTGCTGATGCAATGCTCGATAGTATCCCTCTCGTGGCGATCACTGGTCAAGTCCCACGTCGGATGATCGGTACCGATGCTTTCCAGGAAACTCCAATTGTTGAGGTAACAAGGTCTATTACGAAGCATAATTATCTTGTTCTTGATGTGGATGATATTCCTAGGATTGTTAGTGAGGCTTTCTTTTTAGCTTCCTCGGGCAGGCCGGGACCTGTTCTGATTGATGTTCCTAAGGATATACAACAGCAACTTGCTGTTCCTAAATGGAACCATTCTCTTAGATTGCCAGGGTATTTGTCTAGGTTGCCTAAGGCTCCCGGTGAGGCTCATCTCGAACAGATTGTTAGATTGGTTTCTGAGTCTAAGAAGCCTGTTTTATATGTTGGTGGTGGGTGTTTGAACTCTAGTGAGGAGTTGAAGAGGTTTGTTGAGCTTACAGGGATACCTGTTGCAAGTACTTTGATGGGTCTTGGAGCCTTTCCGATTTCGGATGAGTTGTCGTTACAAATGCTTGGGATGCACGGAACTGTGTATGCCAATTATGCTGTTGATAAGAGTGATTTGTTGCTTGCTTTTGGAGTGAGATTTGATGATAGGGTGACGGGAAAACTTGAGGCTTTTGCCAGCCGGGCAAAGATTGTGCATATCGATATCGATTCTGCCGAGATTGGGAAGAACAAGCAGCCTCATGTGTCAGTGTGTTCCGATGTGAAATTGGCATTGCAGGGGATAAATAAGATATTGGAGACCAAGGTAGCAAAGCTGAATCTTGATTATTCGGAATGGAGGCAGGAGTTAAACGAGCAGAAGCTGAAATTCCCTTTGAGTTACAAGACCTTTGGTGAAGCTATTCCACCTCAATATGCAATTCAGGTTCTTGATGAATTAACTGACGGGAATGCAATTATAAGTACTGGTGTTGGTCAGCATCAAATGTGGGCTGCTCAATTTTACAAGTATAAGAAGCCTCGTCAATGGTTAACATCTGGGGGATTGGGTGCTATGGGATTTGGATTGCCTGCTGCTATTGGAGCTGCCGTTGCAAACCCAGAGGCAGTCGTTGTAGACATCGATGGTGATGGAAGTTTTATCATGAACGTGCAAGAGTTGGCGACTATCCGTGTGGAAAATCTTCCGGTTAAGATATTATTGTTGAATAATCAGCATTTGGGTATGGTTGTTCAATGGGAGGACCGGTTTTACAAGGCAAACAGGGCTCATACATACTTGGGAGACCCATCCAACGAGTCGGAAATATTCCCAAATATGTTGAAATTTGCTGAAGCATGCGGGATACCAGCTGCCCGGGTGACAAAGAAAGAAGATCTAAAAGCAGCAATGCAGAAAATGTTGGACACTCCTGGACCTTACTTGTTGGATGTGATTGTCCCACATCAAGAACATGTCCTGCCTATGATCCCCAGTGGAGGGGCTTTCAAAGATGTGATCACAGAGGGTGATGGAAGAACACAATATTGA